One Ardenticatenales bacterium DNA segment encodes these proteins:
- a CDS encoding phasin family protein has translation MMTKTNGAKPQMIEVVEEKENMVVSSTRKMVLAGLGFISWGQDTLDESQDWLVEFFNKLVERGESLEKDGRKMLDDLMKQRKSQAREATDKAEAELDKRLEELLTRMNVPTREDIKELTTRVNALNRKVDELRKTTA, from the coding sequence ATGATGACAAAGACAAACGGCGCAAAGCCACAAATGATCGAAGTTGTGGAAGAAAAAGAAAATATGGTTGTCAGCAGCACCCGCAAAATGGTGCTAGCGGGCCTGGGATTCATTTCTTGGGGGCAGGACACCCTGGATGAGTCGCAAGATTGGCTTGTGGAGTTTTTTAACAAACTGGTTGAGCGGGGCGAGTCGCTGGAGAAAGACGGGCGCAAAATGCTGGACGACCTGATGAAACAGCGTAAGAGCCAGGCGCGGGAGGCGACGGATAAAGCCGAAGCTGAGCTGGACAAACGGCTGGAAGAGTTGCTGACACGCATGAACGTGCCCACGCGCGAGGACATCAAGGAGTTGACGACGCGAGTCAATGCCCTCAACCGAAAGGTAGACGAACTGAGAAAGACAACTGCCTGA
- a CDS encoding substrate-binding domain-containing protein — MHRLVRICVLFLFVFLLAACGQPDPQVLRLATTTSTDDSGLLGAILPAFESEYNARVDVVAVGTGQALALGEAGDADVLLVHARAREDKFLADGHGTARFDVMYNDFVLVGPADDPAGIQGETLAAAALAHIAAAQAPFASRGDDSGTHIKEISLWMNAGITPDPNADWYASLGQGMGATLTYANEVGAYTLTDRGTFLSQQANLPNLVVMVGGTQIAGNADPALLNPYGVLLVNPDKGGINEALAKDFADWLTSVETQQIIADFGVDKFGQPLFYPDSQPWRNR; from the coding sequence ATGCACCGCCTGGTTCGTATTTGTGTTTTGTTCCTTTTCGTTTTCCTGCTAGCAGCCTGTGGGCAGCCCGATCCACAGGTGCTGCGGCTGGCGACGACGACGAGTACGGATGATTCGGGTTTGCTGGGGGCGATATTGCCGGCATTTGAATCCGAATATAACGCGCGCGTGGATGTGGTCGCCGTGGGCACGGGACAAGCATTGGCGCTAGGAGAAGCGGGTGACGCGGACGTGCTGCTGGTCCATGCCCGCGCCCGCGAAGACAAGTTCCTGGCTGATGGGCACGGAACGGCTCGCTTTGATGTAATGTACAACGATTTTGTGTTGGTCGGGCCGGCGGATGATCCTGCCGGCATTCAAGGTGAAACCCTGGCCGCCGCCGCCCTTGCCCACATCGCCGCCGCCCAGGCCCCCTTTGCCTCACGCGGTGATGACAGCGGAACCCATATTAAAGAGATCAGTTTGTGGATGAATGCCGGCATCACCCCCGACCCCAACGCCGACTGGTACGCCTCCCTCGGCCAGGGCATGGGAGCAACCCTCACCTACGCCAACGAAGTCGGCGCGTACACCCTCACGGACCGAGGCACGTTCCTGTCGCAGCAAGCCAATCTGCCCAACCTGGTCGTTATGGTCGGCGGCACGCAAATTGCCGGCAACGCCGACCCCGCCCTCCTCAACCCCTACGGCGTCCTCCTCGTCAACCCCGACAAAGGCGGCATCAACGAAGCGCTGGCCAAAGATTTCGCCGATTGGCTCACCTCCGTGGAAACGCAGCAAATCATCGCCGACTTTGGCGTAGACAAATTCGGGCAGCCCCTTTTCTACCCTGACTCACAACCGTGGCGCAACCGTTAG
- a CDS encoding ABC transporter permease encodes MDTLLRAFQEALRLLLSGDPALFAVLLLTLRVTGTALLFALLFGLPLGTILGLSPRIPALGLLQPLIYTGMGLPPVVVGLFVYLLLSNQGVLGGLDWLFTPAAMIMAQTILALPLVVGLTMTALQGVDMELRLQIVSLGATRWQLARAVLHEARMGVLAAVLAAFGGIISEVGAVMLVGGNIAGRTRVLTTAIVLETRKGDFALALALGIILLSLAFCANLALFHLQWWGKGR; translated from the coding sequence ATGGATACTCTGCTGCGCGCCTTCCAGGAAGCCCTGCGCCTCCTCCTTTCCGGCGATCCGGCACTCTTCGCCGTCCTCCTCCTCACCTTGCGCGTCACGGGAACGGCCTTGCTTTTTGCCCTGCTTTTCGGACTGCCCCTGGGCACGATCCTGGGGCTAAGCCCGCGCATCCCCGCCCTGGGCCTGTTGCAACCCCTCATCTACACAGGCATGGGGCTGCCCCCCGTGGTCGTGGGCCTGTTCGTCTACCTGCTGCTCTCCAATCAAGGCGTGCTGGGCGGGTTGGACTGGTTGTTTACGCCGGCGGCCATGATCATGGCGCAAACCATCCTTGCCCTGCCCCTGGTCGTGGGGCTGACGATGACGGCGCTCCAGGGGGTGGATATGGAGTTGCGCTTGCAGATTGTGTCGCTGGGTGCGACGCGCTGGCAATTGGCGCGGGCCGTGCTGCATGAAGCCCGCATGGGCGTGTTGGCGGCGGTCCTGGCGGCCTTCGGCGGCATCATCTCCGAAGTGGGCGCGGTAATGCTGGTCGGCGGCAACATCGCCGGTCGCACGCGCGTGTTGACCACGGCTATCGTGCTGGAGACGCGCAAAGGGGATTTCGCCCTGGCGCTGGCGCTGGGCATTATCTTGCTGTCGTTGGCGTTTTGCGCCAACCTGGCGCTTTTTCATTTACAGTGGTGGGGGAAGGGGCGATGA
- a CDS encoding phosphate ABC transporter ATP-binding protein yields the protein MSQPLYALADVRQQYDGRQVLRIDRLTVARGEILAVIGPSGAGKSTLLRLLNFLEPPAAGEICYENRPVSWPPPLSLRRQVTTVFQRPGLLSRSVAGNIAYGLSLRGQKLPQAEQDRWLERLGLQHLARQHARRLSAGEAQRVALARALVMQPRVLLLDEPTANLDPYNVGLIETIVREENAARGITVVLVTHNIFQARRVAHRTALLLRGEVVEVGETSAFFARPTQAQTAAFLRGDLVY from the coding sequence ATGAGCCAGCCTCTTTACGCGCTGGCGGACGTGCGGCAGCAGTACGATGGTCGCCAGGTGCTGCGCATTGACCGCCTCACCGTGGCGCGCGGCGAAATCCTGGCGGTGATTGGTCCCAGCGGGGCGGGCAAGAGTACGCTGCTGCGGCTGCTCAATTTTCTGGAACCCCCCGCCGCCGGCGAGATCTGCTATGAGAACAGGCCGGTTTCCTGGCCGCCGCCGTTGTCCTTGCGCCGCCAGGTGACGACGGTTTTTCAGCGTCCGGGGTTGCTCAGTCGCAGCGTTGCCGGCAATATCGCCTACGGACTCTCTTTGCGTGGACAAAAACTGCCCCAGGCGGAACAGGATCGCTGGTTAGAACGACTGGGACTGCAACACCTGGCGCGCCAGCACGCGCGCCGCCTCTCCGCCGGGGAAGCGCAGCGGGTGGCACTGGCGCGGGCGCTGGTGATGCAGCCGCGCGTGCTGCTGCTGGATGAACCGACCGCCAATCTGGACCCGTACAACGTGGGTCTGATTGAAACGATTGTGCGCGAGGAGAATGCCGCGCGCGGCATCACCGTGGTCCTGGTGACGCACAACATCTTTCAGGCGCGGCGCGTGGCGCACCGCACGGCGCTGCTGCTGCGGGGAGAAGTGGTCGAGGTGGGGGAAACGTCGGCTTTTTTCGCGCGCCCGACACAGGCGCAAACCGCCGCCTTTCTGCGCGGCGATCTGGTGTATTGA
- a CDS encoding 2-oxoacid:ferredoxin oxidoreductase subunit beta yields the protein MATQTQRGARTNLLGLTQADYKGRPSTLCAGCGHDSIASQITAVAYELNLRQNEIVKLSGIGCSSKSPAYFLGMSHGFNALHGRMPSVATGALLANHTLRGIGVSGDGDTGSIGMGQFKHLCRRNVRLVYIVENNGVYGLTKGQFSATADQGQTLKYAGTNPYPPIDLCAEAIQAGCGFVARSFSGDPKQVRALLSAALNHRGTAVLDIISPCVTFNNHDESTKSYSYGKEHEIQLHELDFVPRQEEIMIDDYAPGEAKEIALHDGSMIVLRKLEADYDPTDRARALARLYQAEQNREFITGLVYFDDSRPSFAEVSELNTHPLALLPDDKLRPPASALTQIMDQML from the coding sequence ATGGCGACGCAAACACAACGGGGGGCAAGAACGAATCTTTTGGGGTTGACCCAGGCGGATTATAAGGGGCGTCCTTCTACTCTGTGCGCGGGCTGTGGGCATGATTCCATTGCCAGCCAGATCACGGCTGTGGCGTATGAGTTGAACCTGCGCCAGAATGAGATCGTTAAGTTGAGCGGCATTGGCTGTTCCAGCAAGTCGCCCGCTTATTTCCTGGGCATGTCGCATGGTTTCAACGCGCTGCACGGGCGCATGCCGTCAGTGGCAACGGGGGCTTTACTGGCAAACCATACGCTACGCGGCATCGGCGTCAGCGGCGACGGGGACACGGGCAGCATCGGCATGGGGCAGTTTAAGCATTTGTGCCGCCGCAATGTGCGCCTGGTGTACATTGTGGAGAACAACGGGGTGTATGGGTTGACGAAGGGGCAGTTTTCGGCGACGGCGGATCAGGGTCAGACTTTGAAATATGCCGGCACAAACCCCTACCCCCCCATCGATCTCTGCGCCGAAGCCATCCAGGCCGGTTGTGGCTTCGTCGCCCGCTCCTTCTCCGGCGATCCCAAACAGGTGCGCGCCCTCCTCAGTGCCGCCCTGAACCATCGCGGCACCGCCGTGCTGGACATCATCAGCCCTTGCGTCACCTTCAACAACCACGACGAATCCACCAAGAGCTACAGCTACGGCAAAGAGCATGAAATCCAACTCCATGAACTGGACTTCGTGCCCCGGCAGGAAGAGATCATGATCGACGACTACGCCCCAGGCGAAGCCAAAGAGATCGCCCTCCATGACGGCTCCATGATCGTCCTGCGCAAATTGGAAGCGGACTACGATCCCACCGACCGGGCGCGGGCGCTGGCCCGCCTTTATCAAGCGGAGCAGAACCGCGAATTCATCACGGGCCTGGTTTACTTTGATGACAGCCGCCCCTCATTCGCGGAAGTGAGCGAATTGAACACGCACCCGCTGGCCCTGCTCCCCGACGACAAACTGCGTCCACCCGCGTCCGCTCTGACGCAAATCATGGACCAGATGCTTTGA
- a CDS encoding 2-oxoacid:acceptor oxidoreductase subunit alpha, producing the protein MLNEARTAPTESAAMERSIVNDFAINVATTNGTGSQTSNLTLLRALFKMGIPVNGKNIFPSNIQGLPTWYQIRVSDKGYVARRETSEILVAFNEVTALQDLQEMPAHSVCIYNADWRNPPQRDDVTMYGIPVNQFLRAAGVRGRIRDYMANMVYVGAVSFLLGIELDRIEEALGYLFGRRQKLVDSNMQIVRLAYDWSVENLRKQDPYRVEPMDATAGQILITGNEAAALGAVFGGVSLVAWYPITPSTSLVDSLNDYLPRLRRNPETGENNFVVIQAEDELAAIGMVIGGGWAGARAMTATSGPGISLMAEFAGLSYFAEIPAVIWDIQRVGPSTGLPTRTGQCDTLFAYYLGHGDTKNVLLLPASVGECFEFGTTALNLADELQTLVMVLSDLDLGMNNWMTEPFAYPTEPIKRGKVLSAEEVAANGFARYRDLDGDGIAYRTLPGNENPLAAYFTRGTGHNDAAVYSERPDHWQANMARLAHKFDTARTLVPAPITDTTEGAEIGIIGYGTTMYAIDEARDRLAAAGVPTSFMRLRALPINGDVRDFVARHERVYVVELNRDGQMHNILTTEMPDMATKLVSLAHLDGMPLTARWVVEAIQEKEQA; encoded by the coding sequence ATGCTCAATGAAGCGCGGACAGCGCCAACTGAATCGGCAGCCATGGAGAGGTCTATTGTAAATGACTTCGCCATAAACGTTGCCACGACGAATGGAACAGGGAGCCAGACATCTAATCTGACGCTGCTGCGCGCCTTGTTCAAAATGGGCATTCCCGTGAATGGGAAGAATATCTTCCCGTCTAATATCCAGGGACTGCCGACCTGGTATCAGATTCGCGTGAGCGACAAGGGGTATGTGGCACGACGGGAAACGTCGGAGATTTTGGTAGCTTTCAATGAGGTGACGGCGTTGCAGGATTTGCAGGAAATGCCGGCACACAGCGTATGCATCTACAACGCCGACTGGCGCAATCCTCCTCAGCGAGACGACGTGACCATGTATGGCATCCCCGTGAACCAGTTCCTGCGCGCCGCCGGCGTGCGCGGGCGCATCCGCGACTACATGGCAAACATGGTGTACGTGGGCGCGGTTTCCTTCCTGCTGGGTATTGAACTGGACAGAATCGAAGAAGCGTTGGGCTATCTCTTTGGGCGGCGGCAGAAGTTGGTGGATAGCAACATGCAGATCGTGCGCCTGGCCTATGACTGGTCCGTGGAAAATCTGCGAAAGCAAGACCCCTATCGTGTCGAACCGATGGATGCCACGGCAGGCCAGATTCTGATCACGGGCAACGAAGCGGCGGCGCTGGGCGCGGTCTTCGGCGGCGTCTCCCTGGTCGCCTGGTACCCCATCACGCCCTCCACCAGCCTTGTGGACAGCCTCAACGACTACCTGCCCCGGCTGCGACGCAACCCGGAAACAGGCGAAAACAACTTCGTCGTCATCCAGGCGGAAGACGAACTGGCGGCCATTGGCATGGTCATTGGCGGCGGTTGGGCCGGCGCGCGCGCCATGACGGCCACCTCCGGGCCGGGCATTTCGCTCATGGCCGAGTTCGCCGGCCTCTCCTACTTCGCCGAAATCCCCGCCGTTATCTGGGACATCCAGCGCGTCGGCCCCAGCACGGGGTTGCCCACGCGCACCGGCCAGTGCGACACCCTGTTTGCCTACTACCTGGGGCACGGCGACACCAAGAACGTGTTGCTGCTGCCCGCCAGCGTCGGCGAATGCTTTGAGTTTGGCACCACGGCGCTGAACCTGGCGGACGAATTGCAAACGCTGGTGATGGTCCTGAGCGACCTGGACCTGGGCATGAACAACTGGATGACCGAGCCGTTCGCCTATCCCACCGAGCCGATTAAGCGGGGCAAGGTTTTGAGCGCGGAAGAGGTGGCGGCGAACGGATTTGCCCGCTATCGGGACCTGGATGGGGATGGCATTGCCTACCGCACCCTGCCGGGCAATGAAAACCCACTGGCGGCGTACTTCACCCGCGGCACGGGACATAATGATGCCGCCGTTTACAGTGAACGGCCCGACCATTGGCAGGCCAATATGGCCCGCCTGGCGCATAAATTCGATACGGCGCGCACGCTTGTGCCCGCGCCCATAACGGATACAACAGAAGGCGCGGAGATTGGCATTATCGGCTATGGCACAACCATGTACGCCATTGACGAAGCCCGCGACCGACTGGCGGCGGCGGGCGTACCCACGAGCTTCATGCGCCTGCGGGCACTGCCCATCAATGGGGATGTGCGCGATTTCGTGGCGCGGCATGAACGTGTCTACGTGGTAGAGCTAAACCGCGATGGACAAATGCACAATATTCTGACGACGGAAATGCCGGACATGGCCACAAAACTGGTGTCATTGGCGCATCTGGATGGAATGCCTTTGACGGCGCGTTGGGTGGTGGAAGCCATACAGGAAAAGGAGCAAGCATAA
- a CDS encoding CBS domain-containing protein: MTTQAIPLNLSRKDFVSDQEVRWCPGCGDYSILAQVQKVLPELNVPRENIVFISGIGCSSRFPYYMNTYGIHSIHGRAPTLATGLAISNPDLRVFVITGDGDGLSIGGNHLIHALRRNINLNILLFNNRIYGLTKGQYSPTSRQGAKTKSSPMGAIEQPINPIALALASEATFVARTLDAHTAHLGDTLLEAALHRGSSFVEIYQNCVIFNPTEWEGWTDRKVRDDHLIYLEHGKPLVFGKNRDKGIILEGFRPKVVELGNGFTEADLLVHDETSKELAYILGSMEHPEFPVPLGVIRRVHKTTYGEGLRQQIETATAQRGVGDLDKLYRAADSWTVDEHATIEPSIQGQLAGNLDEAYVDELDQERPEPTAEEAWLATDVLANLSPKQPIMVQAGTSVANAVQMMNTHRIGCVVVTDDSGVLSGILTEYDILMRVAGQVEDLSKAHVDDYMTRNPYTLMNNAPIAEAIHLMSDHGFRHLPIVDERRHPIGIISFRDVVHYLKGKLNLGSRTKP; encoded by the coding sequence ATGACCACACAAGCAATTCCCCTCAACCTTTCGCGCAAAGATTTCGTCTCCGACCAGGAAGTTCGCTGGTGTCCCGGGTGTGGGGACTATTCGATTCTGGCGCAGGTACAAAAGGTGCTGCCGGAATTAAACGTCCCGCGAGAAAACATCGTCTTCATTTCCGGAATTGGCTGCTCCAGCCGCTTCCCGTATTACATGAATACCTACGGCATCCACAGCATCCACGGGCGCGCGCCCACGCTGGCAACCGGCCTGGCGATCAGCAATCCTGATCTGCGCGTTTTCGTGATCACCGGCGACGGCGATGGCCTCTCCATTGGCGGCAACCACCTGATTCACGCGCTGCGGCGCAACATCAATCTGAACATCCTCCTCTTCAACAACCGCATCTACGGCCTCACCAAAGGGCAATACTCGCCCACGTCCCGCCAGGGAGCCAAAACCAAGTCCTCTCCCATGGGGGCCATTGAGCAGCCCATCAACCCGATTGCCCTGGCGCTGGCTTCGGAAGCTACGTTTGTCGCCCGCACGCTGGACGCGCACACCGCACACCTGGGAGATACGCTGCTGGAAGCCGCCCTGCATCGAGGCTCGTCCTTTGTCGAGATTTATCAAAACTGCGTCATCTTCAACCCGACGGAGTGGGAAGGATGGACGGATCGCAAAGTGCGCGACGACCATCTGATCTACCTGGAACATGGGAAGCCGCTGGTATTTGGCAAGAACCGGGACAAAGGCATTATCCTTGAGGGTTTCCGCCCGAAAGTGGTGGAATTGGGCAACGGCTTTACGGAAGCGGACTTGCTGGTTCACGACGAGACCTCCAAAGAACTGGCCTATATCCTGGGCAGCATGGAACATCCCGAATTCCCCGTACCCCTGGGCGTTATTCGTCGCGTCCACAAGACCACCTATGGCGAAGGTCTGCGCCAGCAAATTGAGACGGCCACGGCGCAGCGCGGCGTGGGCGACCTGGACAAACTGTATCGCGCCGCCGATTCCTGGACGGTGGACGAACACGCGACTATTGAACCGAGCATCCAGGGACAATTAGCCGGCAACCTGGACGAAGCTTACGTGGACGAATTGGACCAGGAGCGACCGGAGCCAACAGCGGAGGAAGCGTGGTTGGCGACGGATGTATTGGCGAATCTTTCGCCCAAGCAGCCCATTATGGTGCAAGCGGGGACGTCGGTGGCAAATGCGGTGCAGATGATGAACACGCACCGGATTGGCTGCGTGGTGGTCACGGATGACAGCGGCGTTCTGTCGGGCATTCTCACGGAGTATGACATCTTGATGCGTGTTGCGGGGCAGGTAGAAGACCTGAGCAAAGCGCATGTAGACGATTACATGACGCGCAATCCATACACGTTGATGAACAACGCCCCTATCGCTGAGGCGATACACTTGATGTCCGATCATGGTTTCCGGCATCTCCCCATTGTGGACGAGCGCCGGCATCCCATCGGCATCATTTCCTTCCGCGATGTGGTCCACTATTTGAAAGGGAAACTAAATCTGGGGTCTCGGACCAAACCCTAA